The Rhinolophus sinicus isolate RSC01 linkage group LG15, ASM3656204v1, whole genome shotgun sequence region tctcagcctcagtgtcccccTCCCTCCAGACCTCCTCCGTCAGCTGCCACCTACTGACTGgcacctcctccctgcctctcctgcctccaccccacAGGCCCCCTGTGCAGCATCCTGGTGGGACGCTTTGGCTGCCGAGTGACAGTGATGCTTGGGGGCATTCTGGCCTGCCTGGGCATGGTGGCGAGCTCCTTCTGCCGCACCCTCAGCCAGCTCTACGTCGCAGCAGGATTCATCACAGGTGACTGTCATTCCATCCTGAGAATTACTGGGCACCTACTATAAAGTGCTAGGCACAGTGAACAGGACAGGCACAGCTCCTAGTCTGCTGGGGCTATTTATGTGAGCGAGAGGGACCATGAACAGATAAATCAGGGTCATTTCTGATCGTGACAAGTGCGTGAGAAGACAGGAGAGCTGATGTGATCGTGTGCTGGCTCGGGGTGGTGGTGGGCAGAGATGAAACAGGGATAAGGGAGACTATCTAGAACAGCCAAGGCAACAGATAGACAGGGTTGGGGGAGGTTGCTGTTTGCGGGAgggcagtcagggaaggcctcgCAGAAACGGTGATGTTTGGGCAGGGAGCTCATGGAGGTCAGGGATCTGGGGAAGaccattccaggcagaggcacagcaagtgtaaaggccctgaggtgtCCAGGAGCAGTGAGTGGCCAGTAGGGCAGAGGGGCATGGACAGGGGTcagtgggtggggtggaggctggGTGGGGGTTCTGAGAAGGGAAGCCATTTGAGGGGTTCAGGCGGCGGATGAGTGACATCATCTGACCACTATTTTGAAAGCACCACTCCACCATGGTGTTAAGAATACACAGTAGGCGGCTAAGCGAGGAATAGGAGGACAGGTAGAGGCGTGGTCATCACGCAGACATGAAGAGGCTGTACCTGAAATCAGGGTGGCGATGAGAAGTGGTTGGGTTCAGGAATGTACGTGAGGGACAGAAAAGAATTAAGGAGGACCCAAGAGCCAAGAAGGGTGACGCCAGGGCTTTTTGCCCTGAGCCACTGGAACAATAAAATAGCCCCTAagtaaaatggggaaatgagTGGATGAGAGAAGGTTTGCAGGAAGATGGGAAGGTCAGGTGTGGATGCAGCCAGTCTGGAGTTCAGGGAACAGGCCCTGGGCTGGAAGGAGCACTTGGAGCATCATGAGGTGGCTGGTATTCAAGTCTTGAGATGAGGTGTCACCCTGGTGTCActaagggaaggagggaggctgaGCCCCAGGACACTCCAGTGTTTAGTAGTGTAGAGTGGAAGCAgtgacagagaggaaggagaaccaAGAGGGTGGGGTTTCTCGAGAAAGTGACTGAAGAAAGTTTGAGAGGAGAGAATGATCGATTATCAAGCTGCTGAAAGGTCAGATTGAGGGGGGACCACACTCTTTGGACTTGGCAATGCGGAGGTTGGTGACCTTGGTAAGAATAATTCTGGAGCAGAGGTGGAGTGAAAGTCTGACTGGAATAGGTTCAACAGAGAACGGAAGAGGGAAATTGGAGACAGCTGAGATAAACAACACTTCCAAGAAATTTTGATGTaaggggagcagagaaatgggCTGGGACCCAGAAGAGGCTGTGCGGTCAagagagggttttgttttgttttcaagggagagaaaaaaacaatgaaggagAATGATctagaaaagaggagaaaatggatgatgcaggagaaaggaaaattgcTGGGGGGATATGTCTTTGGACAAGATACAGGGCTGGCCTTGACTGGGAGTACGGACAGTCCATTGTCATAGGCGGGAAGGCAGATGGTCAGCTGGGAGTGAGGAGAGGTCAGGTGTTAGagtataaagaggaaaaaagccCAGGGGTCATCTAAGAGGTGGGAGAGAAAACGGACGAGGGACCCGAAGTGGCGTCATGGACAACGCAGGTGGTCAGTGGTCAGGGGGTTGTGAGCTTTCTCTCCAGCACGTTCAGCTGTGTGGGGACAGGCAAAGAGTGGGTGGGGCGGTGGCATCTGAGCTGAGTCAGGAGAGGAAAATCCTGGGGAAGcctattctaggcagagggaatggcaaCTGCAAGTGTCCCTAGGTAGGTGTCCAGACCAAGGGGAAAAAGCTGATGTGGCTGGATCCTGGTGAGTGACAGGGAGAGTGGCCTGAGATGGCACCCGAGAGGCATGCACCCGAGAGGTGGCCAGGAGCCAGACTGTACAGTCTTCCGGGGCATAGTAAATACTATGGTTTTTTTCTAGGTGTGATGGAAGTCCCTGCGAGGTATTAAGCAGGGGAGAGACTATTTGATTTAGGTTTTTGAAGCTCACCCAGGTGCTGTGCCAAGAGGACGGCTGTGCCCCTGGCAGCTTTGAGAGGGCAGATCTGAGGAGCGGGATGCTTCTCCAGAGAGGGCAAGGCAGGCTGATTCCATCTTAATCCCTGGGGACCTGGAGGTGGGTCTGGTTAGAAAGGGAGGACAGACATGGGACATGGTCCCATGACCGCCACTGTGGGTGCAGTGGGAGACCCCAGAACACCCTCGAGCTGGTCTCCCCTCTCCAACCACAGGCCTGGGCATGTGCTTCAGCTTCCAGTCGACCATCACTGTGCTGGGCTTTTACTTCACCCGCCGGCAAGCAATAGCCAACGCACTGGCCTCGGTGGGCGTCTCCCTGGGCATCACGCTCTGGCCGCTGCTCGCCCGCTACCTCCTGGAGGACCTGGGCTGGAGGGGTACCTTTCTTGTCTTCGGTGGGGTTTTTCTTCACTGCTGTGTCTGCGGGGCCATCCTGAGGCCTGTGGCCACCAGCGTGCCTCCTGAAACCAGAGAAGGCCCCCCTCCACCTTCCAAGACACCTGTGCCCAGCTGCCTGGCAGCGTGTGGCCGGGCCGTCCAGCGCCACCTGGCCTTTGACATCCTGTGGCACAACGCAGGCTACCGTGTGTTCACACTGGGTGTCGCGTGGATGATCCTGGGTTTCCCGCTGCCACACGTCTTCCTGGTGCCATACGCCATGCGGCACGGCGTGGATGAGCACAGGGCGGCCCTGCTCATCTCCATTATCGGCTTTAGCAACATCTTCCTGCGGCCCATGGCCGGGCTGGTGGCAGGACGGCAGGACTTTGCCAGCCACCGCAAGTACCTGTTCAGCCTGGCAGTCCTGCTCAACGGACTCACCAACCTGGTGTGCGTGGCGTCGGCCGACTTCCGGGTGCTGGTAGGCTACTGCCTGGTGTACAGCGTGTCCATGAGTGGAGTTGGTGCCCTCTTCTTCCAGGTCCTCATGGACGTTGTGCCCATGGACCGGTTCTCCAGGGCCCTGGGCCTCTGCACCGTCCTGGAGAGTATCTCCATCCTCATCTCCCCTCCACTGGCTGGTGAGacctgggagggagggcaggagggagggcggCCAGGTGGACGTGAGTATGGCCTGGGCAGGCAGGGTCAGGGGTGAGGCAAAGGGAACAGTCTGGACAGGTGTGGGCCCCGGCCAGCATCGCAGGGGTTAGAACTTGAAATCTGTGACTTTCCCAAGCACCCCGGGGGACTGGCTACAGCGTGTTCCCCAGCTGGCGCTCAGGGTATGAACAGTTGAAAGTAGGGGTTTGCGTAGTAAACTGACCTGAGTTTGTTGTCTTCCTCTCTGTCACTGTTTTCTTATCAGCAAAGTGGGCATGTTAATAGAACCTGTCTGGTAGGCTTGTGGTGAGGATCTTAAGTTGTACAGTAAAGAGCTTAGAAGAGAAGCTGGCACCGAGTAGGTGTGATGCATGGCTCGGCTGTTATTAACAGCCTGGTTCTCCCACTTCCTGCCTGTGGGACCCAGGCAAGTgattttccttctctgagccAGTGACATCtgcaaaatgcagaaaataacaCCTGCCATTGATTCACCTGTGTCAGTTACTGGGTGCACATAGCTGGACGCAAAGACTTATCTTCTGGAGGAAGAGTCGGGAATTAAAGCAGAGACACATTTGTGGTCACACTGGTGACTGGTGCCTGGTGGGAAATTCACAGATATGGAAGCAGAGCCCCACATGAGAGGGCGTGCTGGGCATCTGGGAGCGTGACATTCAGAGCAAAAGAGAAGGTTTATGAAGCACTTCCCTTTTGTGTGAGGGAGGCAGTGAACAGATACGTGGCAGCAGTTATTACCGTAAGGCCATGGGGACTCTTGCCCTGAGTGTGGAGTTGGAAGTGCCAGTTTCCAAGGGCATTCTCTAAGCCAGCAAGCAGAGAGAGCTTTCCAGGAGGAGGTACAGGTGGGCCCAGGGCGTGGCCGAGCAGATATCCCAG contains the following coding sequences:
- the SLC16A5 gene encoding monocarboxylate transporter 6 isoform X1 codes for the protein MPQALERAEGGWAWVVLLASMMTQGLTLGFPTCIGIFFTELQHEFQASNSETSWFPSILTAMLHAGGPLCSILVGRFGCRVTVMLGGILACLGMVASSFCRTLSQLYVAAGFITGLGMCFSFQSTITVLGFYFTRRQAIANALASVGVSLGITLWPLLARYLLEDLGWRGTFLVFGGVFLHCCVCGAILRPVATSVPPETREGPPPPSKTPVPSCLAACGRAVQRHLAFDILWHNAGYRVFTLGVAWMILGFPLPHVFLVPYAMRHGVDEHRAALLISIIGFSNIFLRPMAGLVAGRQDFASHRKYLFSLAVLLNGLTNLVCVASADFRVLVGYCLVYSVSMSGVGALFFQVLMDVVPMDRFSRALGLCTVLESISILISPPLAGETWEGGQEGGRPGGRFLLDTTNNNFSYVFYMSSFFLISAALFMGGSFCALQKKEKQGRQAEAEAATREAAPQRTLTVEGTDGSEKRPCTEIMYVTSV
- the SLC16A5 gene encoding monocarboxylate transporter 6 isoform X2; the encoded protein is MPQALERAEGGWAWVVLLASMMTQGLTLGFPTCIGIFFTELQHEFQASNSETSWFPSILTAMLHAGGPLCSILVGRFGCRVTVMLGGILACLGMVASSFCRTLSQLYVAAGFITGLGMCFSFQSTITVLGFYFTRRQAIANALASVGVSLGITLWPLLARYLLEDLGWRGTFLVFGGVFLHCCVCGAILRPVATSVPPETREGPPPPSKTPVPSCLAACGRAVQRHLAFDILWHNAGYRVFTLGVAWMILGFPLPHVFLVPYAMRHGVDEHRAALLISIIGFSNIFLRPMAGLVAGRQDFASHRKYLFSLAVLLNGLTNLVCVASADFRVLVGYCLVYSVSMSGVGALFFQVLMDVVPMDRFSRALGLCTVLESISILISPPLAGFLLDTTNNNFSYVFYMSSFFLISAALFMGGSFCALQKKEKQGRQAEAEAATREAAPQRTLTVEGTDGSEKRPCTEIMYVTSV
- the SLC16A5 gene encoding monocarboxylate transporter 6 isoform X4 yields the protein MPQALERAEGGWAWVVLLASMMTQGLTLGFPTCIGIFFTELQHEFQASNSETSWFPSILTAMLHAGGLGMCFSFQSTITVLGFYFTRRQAIANALASVGVSLGITLWPLLARYLLEDLGWRGTFLVFGGVFLHCCVCGAILRPVATSVPPETREGPPPPSKTPVPSCLAACGRAVQRHLAFDILWHNAGYRVFTLGVAWMILGFPLPHVFLVPYAMRHGVDEHRAALLISIIGFSNIFLRPMAGLVAGRQDFASHRKYLFSLAVLLNGLTNLVCVASADFRVLVGYCLVYSVSMSGVGALFFQVLMDVVPMDRFSRALGLCTVLESISILISPPLAGFLLDTTNNNFSYVFYMSSFFLISAALFMGGSFCALQKKEKQGRQAEAEAATREAAPQRTLTVEGTDGSEKRPCTEIMYVTSV
- the SLC16A5 gene encoding monocarboxylate transporter 6 isoform X3, producing MPQALERAEGGWAWVVLLASMMTQGLTLGFPTCIGIFFTELQHEFQASNSETSWFPSILTAMLHAGGLGMCFSFQSTITVLGFYFTRRQAIANALASVGVSLGITLWPLLARYLLEDLGWRGTFLVFGGVFLHCCVCGAILRPVATSVPPETREGPPPPSKTPVPSCLAACGRAVQRHLAFDILWHNAGYRVFTLGVAWMILGFPLPHVFLVPYAMRHGVDEHRAALLISIIGFSNIFLRPMAGLVAGRQDFASHRKYLFSLAVLLNGLTNLVCVASADFRVLVGYCLVYSVSMSGVGALFFQVLMDVVPMDRFSRALGLCTVLESISILISPPLAGETWEGGQEGGRPGGRFLLDTTNNNFSYVFYMSSFFLISAALFMGGSFCALQKKEKQGRQAEAEAATREAAPQRTLTVEGTDGSEKRPCTEIMYVTSV